Proteins encoded by one window of Marixanthomonas sp. SCSIO 43207:
- a CDS encoding peptidylprolyl isomerase has protein sequence MNSRNAMTAFFLLLSSLVLAQEVVTVDSTGVVKNKAEDSIKVSEKKVDSIKPFKRYKAEGVSAVVGEYVILDSDIDKSYLEMQQQGIEIKDISRCQLVGKLMEDKLYAHQAKIDSLVVSDTQINQQIGQQLDYMISELGSEEKVVEYYRKDNIAQLRQELFEVNKTLQLASEMQRKIVENVEVTPEEVREFFFSIPEDERPVFGAEVEVAQIVVEPEITEEARQDVINRLNEIRRDIVENGASFATKAVLYSKDPGSSSKGGLYKGIQKKSPLAKEFIDTAFSLQEGEVSEPFETEFGFHILQVDKVRGQELDVRHILILPDVSQATVEAARAKIDSVRTKVVNGELSFEEAAMRYSDEKETRLSGGQLVNPVSGDTRFELTKMDPSLSAQVYNLKANEISKVYSDRDRTGKTKFKFLTVTRRYEEHEADFSKDYEKVKELALKQKQVKAIEEWQNEKIKETYVKVNEDYSDCDFASNWMKK, from the coding sequence ATGAATAGCAGAAATGCAATGACAGCGTTCTTTTTACTTTTATCAAGTCTTGTACTTGCTCAAGAAGTAGTGACGGTAGATAGTACAGGCGTAGTAAAAAACAAAGCTGAAGATTCAATAAAAGTTTCAGAAAAAAAGGTAGATTCTATCAAACCATTTAAGCGTTACAAAGCTGAAGGCGTAAGTGCCGTGGTAGGAGAGTACGTTATTCTCGATAGCGATATTGATAAAAGTTACCTTGAAATGCAACAACAAGGTATTGAAATTAAAGATATAAGTCGTTGTCAATTGGTAGGAAAGCTGATGGAAGACAAGCTATACGCGCACCAAGCAAAAATAGATAGTCTTGTAGTTTCAGATACACAAATTAACCAACAAATAGGTCAGCAGCTTGATTATATGATTAGTGAATTGGGTAGTGAAGAAAAAGTAGTAGAATATTACAGAAAAGATAATATTGCTCAATTAAGGCAAGAACTTTTTGAAGTTAACAAAACACTACAGTTGGCAAGTGAGATGCAACGTAAAATTGTAGAAAATGTTGAGGTTACTCCAGAAGAAGTAAGAGAATTTTTCTTTTCTATTCCAGAAGATGAACGTCCGGTTTTTGGCGCAGAGGTTGAAGTAGCTCAAATAGTTGTTGAGCCAGAAATAACTGAAGAAGCACGTCAAGATGTAATTAATAGATTAAATGAAATACGTCGTGATATTGTTGAAAACGGAGCCAGTTTTGCAACCAAAGCTGTTTTGTATTCAAAAGATCCGGGTTCTAGCTCAAAAGGAGGTTTGTATAAAGGTATTCAGAAAAAATCACCTTTAGCAAAAGAGTTTATCGATACTGCCTTTTCTCTTCAAGAAGGAGAAGTAAGTGAGCCTTTTGAAACAGAATTTGGTTTTCACATTCTACAGGTAGATAAAGTAAGAGGGCAGGAGCTTGATGTAAGACATATTTTAATTTTACCAGATGTTTCTCAAGCTACTGTAGAAGCTGCTAGAGCCAAAATTGATAGCGTTCGTACCAAAGTCGTAAACGGTGAACTATCCTTTGAAGAAGCTGCAATGCGATATTCAGATGAAAAAGAAACCCGTTTAAGTGGTGGTCAATTGGTTAATCCGGTTTCAGGAGATACACGTTTTGAATTAACAAAAATGGATCCTTCATTAAGTGCCCAAGTTTATAACTTAAAGGCCAATGAAATTTCAAAAGTATATTCTGATAGAGATAGAACCGGAAAAACAAAATTCAAATTTCTTACCGTAACTCGCCGCTATGAAGAGCACGAGGCAGATTTCTCAAAAGATTATGAGAAAGTAAAAGAATTAGCATTAAAACAAAAACAAGTTAAGGCTATTGAAGAGTGGCAAAATGAAAAAATTAAAGAAACCTATGTAAAGGTGAATGAAGATTATTCAGATTGTGATTTTGCAAGTAACTGGATGAAAAAATAA
- a CDS encoding nucleoside deaminase → MSTITADDKKFMKRAIALAEKGMNANAGGPFGAVIVKDGKIIAEGHNCVTSTHDPTAHAEVVAIRKACEKLGSFQLTDCIIYTSCEPCPMCLGAIYWARPKKVFYACTREDAAEINFDDQFIYDELDKKIKDRVINFTNILREEAVTVFNKWSTKNDKTLY, encoded by the coding sequence ATGAGTACCATCACAGCAGATGATAAAAAGTTTATGAAACGTGCTATTGCCCTAGCTGAAAAAGGAATGAATGCTAATGCAGGAGGACCTTTTGGAGCGGTCATTGTAAAAGATGGAAAAATAATAGCCGAAGGTCATAATTGTGTTACTTCTACCCACGACCCTACTGCGCATGCCGAGGTTGTTGCCATTCGAAAAGCGTGTGAAAAGTTAGGTTCTTTTCAATTGACAGACTGTATAATTTATACCTCTTGTGAGCCTTGCCCTATGTGTCTTGGCGCTATTTATTGGGCGCGTCCAAAAAAGGTTTTTTATGCTTGTACCAGAGAGGATGCAGCAGAAATAAACTTTGATGATCAATTTATCTATGACGAATTAGATAAGAAAATTAAAGATAGAGTTATCAATTTTACAAACATTCTTCGAGAAGAAGCGGTAACTGTTTTTAATAAATGGAGTACTAAAAACGATAAGACCCTTTACTAG
- a CDS encoding MerR family transcriptional regulator codes for MSIQTTFSIKDLENLSGIKAHTIRIWEKRYNLLEPNRTDTNIREYSLDSLKKLLNISFLYNSGLKISKIAALDEDEIIKLIEEYTVKDKDAHTIQLLKTAMFEFNYPLFQKTIQEFEKTNDFRTLFFDIFIPLLTELGTLWHTGTIDPAHEHFISELIKQKIIVNIDSLKKESFDDTKPTFCLYLPHHEMHEIGLLYCHYEVLKAGFNTVYLGPNIPLENLKHIVKHYQNVLFLSYFTVKPKKTPLAKYIVDYSDKIDSEKKQSLWLMGRETQELKEKNTFNNITVVQNHTELIEKLKILKKS; via the coding sequence ATGTCTATACAAACTACGTTTAGTATCAAGGATCTTGAAAATTTAAGTGGTATAAAGGCACATACCATTCGTATCTGGGAAAAAAGATACAACCTATTAGAACCAAATAGAACTGATACTAATATTCGAGAGTACAGCTTAGATAGCCTAAAAAAGCTGTTGAATATTTCTTTTTTATATAATAGTGGTTTAAAAATCTCTAAAATTGCTGCGCTTGATGAAGATGAAATCATTAAACTTATTGAAGAATATACAGTTAAAGATAAGGATGCGCATACCATTCAGCTGTTAAAAACTGCTATGTTTGAGTTTAATTATCCGTTATTTCAAAAAACAATTCAAGAATTTGAAAAAACGAATGATTTCAGAACTTTGTTTTTTGATATTTTTATTCCATTACTAACTGAATTGGGAACTTTATGGCACACCGGAACAATTGATCCTGCTCACGAACATTTCATTTCAGAATTGATAAAACAGAAAATTATTGTCAATATTGACTCTTTAAAAAAAGAATCTTTTGATGATACTAAACCTACATTCTGCCTTTATTTGCCTCATCACGAAATGCACGAAATAGGCTTATTATACTGTCATTATGAGGTGTTAAAAGCTGGCTTTAATACCGTTTACCTAGGCCCAAATATTCCACTTGAAAATTTAAAGCATATTGTAAAACATTACCAAAACGTACTTTTTTTATCCTACTTTACTGTAAAGCCTAAAAAAACTCCTTTGGCAAAGTATATAGTTGACTATAGTGATAAAATTGATTCAGAAAAGAAACAATCACTTTGGTTAATGGGTCGAGAAACACAAGAATTAAAAGAAAAAAATACTTTTAACAACATTACAGTTGTACAAAACCACACCGAATTGATTGAGAAACTTAAAATTTTAAAAAAATCATAA
- a CDS encoding aconitate hydratase: MAFDIDMIKKVYSQMAERVDKAREIVGKPLTLSEKILYSHLWDGKPTEAFERGKDYVEFSPDRIACQDATAQMALLQFMQAGKDKVAVPTTVHCDHLIQAKQGAAKDLQSANQTSHEVFDFLESVSNKYGIGFWKPGAGIIHQVVLENYAFPGGMMIGTDSHTVNAGGLGMVAIGVGGADAVDVMAGMPWELKFPKLIGVKLTGELNGWTASKDVILKVAGILTVKGGTGSIVEYFGPGAKNLSCTGKGTICNMGAEIGATTSTFGYDDSMERFLRATDREEIADEANKIREYLTGDDEVYANPEQYFDEVIEINLSELRPHLNGPFTPDLATPVGELGEKAKKNDWPIKVDWGLIGSCTNSSYEDLTRAASIAQQAIDKKLKPKSDFGINPGSEQIRFTAERDGLLNVFEDLGATVFTNACGPCIGQWDRSDRKGEEKNTIVHSFNRNFSKRADGNPNTHAFVGSPEMVAAIAISGRLDFDPMHDTLVNEDGEEVKLDEPRGIELPPQGFEVEENGYVEPREDGSGVEVKVAKDSERLQLLTPFEPIQDSELQGVKLLIKAFGKCTTDHISMAGPWLRYRGHLDNISNNCLIGAVNAYNKKTNFVKNQLDGEYGGVPDVQREYKAKGIKTIVVGDHNYGEGSSREHAAMEPRHLGVAAVLVKSFARIHETNLKKQGMLGLTFANESDYDLIQEDDTFNFLDIADFAPNKPLTIEVVHKDGSKDTIMANHTYNDAQIRWYREGSALNLIKKQNA, encoded by the coding sequence ATGGCATTTGACATTGACATGATTAAAAAGGTGTATTCCCAGATGGCAGAACGTGTTGACAAAGCACGTGAGATAGTCGGGAAACCTTTAACCCTTTCTGAAAAAATTCTTTATAGCCATCTTTGGGATGGAAAACCTACTGAAGCCTTTGAACGTGGTAAAGATTACGTTGAGTTTTCACCAGACAGAATTGCGTGTCAAGATGCAACAGCTCAAATGGCTTTGTTACAATTTATGCAAGCCGGGAAAGATAAAGTTGCTGTACCCACTACCGTACATTGTGATCACTTAATTCAGGCAAAACAAGGAGCCGCAAAAGATTTACAAAGTGCGAATCAAACGAGCCATGAAGTTTTTGACTTCTTAGAGTCTGTTTCAAACAAATATGGAATTGGTTTCTGGAAACCAGGAGCAGGAATTATTCACCAAGTAGTATTAGAAAATTATGCATTTCCGGGAGGAATGATGATTGGTACCGATTCGCATACCGTAAATGCCGGAGGTCTTGGTATGGTAGCTATTGGTGTAGGTGGTGCTGATGCAGTAGATGTAATGGCCGGAATGCCATGGGAACTTAAATTTCCGAAGCTAATTGGTGTAAAATTAACCGGTGAACTAAACGGTTGGACAGCGTCAAAAGATGTAATTCTTAAAGTTGCCGGAATCCTTACTGTTAAAGGAGGTACTGGATCTATTGTAGAATATTTTGGGCCTGGTGCAAAAAATCTATCTTGTACCGGTAAAGGTACTATTTGTAATATGGGTGCCGAGATAGGAGCAACTACTTCAACTTTTGGGTATGATGATTCTATGGAGCGCTTTTTAAGAGCAACAGATAGAGAAGAAATTGCTGATGAGGCAAATAAAATTAGAGAGTACTTAACAGGCGATGATGAAGTATACGCAAATCCTGAACAGTATTTTGATGAAGTAATTGAAATTAACCTTTCTGAATTGCGTCCACATTTAAACGGGCCATTTACCCCAGACTTAGCAACGCCCGTTGGAGAGTTGGGTGAAAAAGCCAAAAAGAACGATTGGCCTATAAAAGTTGATTGGGGATTAATAGGCTCGTGTACCAACTCTTCCTATGAAGATTTAACGCGCGCTGCGTCTATTGCTCAACAAGCAATTGATAAAAAACTAAAGCCGAAAAGTGACTTCGGAATTAACCCGGGTAGTGAACAAATTAGATTTACAGCTGAGCGTGACGGATTATTAAACGTGTTTGAAGATCTTGGAGCAACTGTATTTACAAATGCCTGCGGACCTTGTATTGGTCAATGGGACCGTAGTGACCGCAAAGGAGAAGAAAAAAACACAATTGTTCACTCTTTTAACCGAAACTTTTCAAAACGTGCCGATGGAAACCCAAATACACACGCCTTTGTAGGTTCTCCTGAAATGGTTGCAGCGATTGCTATTTCTGGTCGTTTAGACTTTGACCCTATGCACGATACTTTGGTAAATGAAGATGGAGAGGAGGTAAAACTTGATGAACCACGCGGTATTGAGTTACCACCACAAGGATTTGAAGTAGAAGAAAATGGATATGTAGAACCAAGAGAGGATGGAAGCGGAGTAGAAGTGAAAGTAGCTAAAGATAGTGAAAGACTTCAGCTATTAACTCCTTTTGAGCCTATTCAAGATTCTGAGTTGCAAGGTGTAAAACTATTGATCAAAGCATTTGGAAAATGTACAACAGACCATATCTCAATGGCTGGACCTTGGTTGCGTTATAGAGGACACTTAGATAATATTTCAAATAACTGTTTAATTGGAGCGGTAAACGCATATAACAAAAAAACAAACTTTGTTAAAAACCAATTAGACGGTGAATACGGAGGCGTTCCGGATGTACAACGTGAATATAAAGCAAAAGGAATTAAAACAATTGTAGTAGGAGATCATAACTATGGAGAGGGATCTTCTCGTGAACACGCAGCAATGGAGCCTAGACACTTAGGAGTAGCTGCTGTTTTGGTAAAATCATTTGCTCGTATCCACGAAACAAACCTTAAAAAGCAAGGGATGCTAGGATTAACCTTCGCAAATGAATCAGATTATGATTTAATTCAAGAGGACGATACGTTCAACTTTTTGGATATAGCAGATTTTGCTCCTAATAAACCCTTGACAATTGAAGTGGTTCATAAAGATGGAAGTAAAGACACGATAATGGCTAACCATACGTACAATGATGCTCAAATAAGATGGTATCGTGAAGGTTCTGCACTTAATTTAATCAAGAAGCAGAATGCCTAA
- a CDS encoding sterol desaturase family protein has product MTTFFWILIFLATFCVMEFMAWFTHKYIMHGFLWSLHRDHHHKDHSSWWERNDLFFIFYAVVSICCFIGWEYYGFWAGLPIGLGIFAYGIAYFFVHDIFIHQRFKLFRNANNWYAKGIRRAHKIHHKHLGKEDGECFGMLLPPLRFFKR; this is encoded by the coding sequence ATGACAACATTTTTTTGGATTCTTATATTTTTAGCCACCTTTTGTGTAATGGAATTCATGGCATGGTTTACTCACAAATATATTATGCATGGCTTTTTATGGAGCTTGCATAGAGATCACCATCATAAAGACCACAGCAGCTGGTGGGAACGCAATGACTTATTCTTTATATTTTATGCAGTAGTAAGTATATGCTGTTTTATAGGTTGGGAATATTATGGCTTTTGGGCAGGATTACCCATTGGTTTAGGTATTTTTGCCTACGGAATTGCTTACTTCTTTGTTCATGATATTTTTATTCATCAACGTTTTAAGCTTTTCAGAAATGCTAATAATTGGTATGCAAAAGGAATAAGACGTGCTCATAAAATACATCATAAACATCTAGGAAAAGAAGATGGAGAATGTTTTGGTATGCTCTTGCCGCCTTTGCGTTTTTTTAAAAGATAA
- a CDS encoding NAD(P)/FAD-dependent oxidoreductase, whose translation MKNIAIIGSGFSSLAASSYLAAQGYTVTIYEKNKTVGGRARQLHKEGFTFDIGPTWYWMPDVFERFFSDFNKKPSDYYSLTKLNPAYSVYFGKEEFITIEDTLEKICKAFEDEEPESSKKLRKFIAKAQNNYDVAIKDLVYRPGVSPFELVTPVTMKKIGQFFSTISKEVRKEFKNPKLISILEFPVLFLGAKPSNTPAFYSFMNYADFGLGTFHPKDGMYSVIEGIKNLAEELGVTIKTNQNVEEIILTDNVASAIKINGKDIKADCIVSGADYHHTETLLPKKFRQYSETYWDKKIFAPSSLLFYVGFDKKIENVDHHTLFFDVDFEAHSQAIYDNPKWPEKPLFYASFPSKTDNSTAPIDKEAGIFLIPLAPGLEDTPEIREAYFEKIMTRFEYLTNQEVKNYVIFKESFCVNDFIEQYNSYKGNAYGLANTLLQTAFLRPSLQSKKVKNLFFTGQLTVPGPGVPPSLISGKLVAGLVQKQIEKS comes from the coding sequence ATGAAAAATATCGCAATCATCGGTTCTGGGTTCTCATCATTAGCAGCAAGTAGCTATCTTGCAGCACAAGGCTATACAGTTACTATCTATGAAAAAAATAAAACTGTGGGTGGTAGAGCCAGACAGTTACATAAAGAAGGTTTTACCTTTGATATTGGCCCTACTTGGTACTGGATGCCCGACGTTTTTGAACGTTTCTTTTCAGACTTTAATAAAAAACCATCAGACTATTATAGCCTTACAAAGCTTAATCCTGCTTATAGTGTATACTTCGGAAAAGAAGAGTTTATAACTATTGAAGATACCTTAGAAAAAATATGCAAAGCCTTTGAAGATGAAGAACCTGAGAGTTCAAAAAAACTGAGAAAGTTTATTGCCAAGGCTCAAAACAATTATGATGTTGCTATTAAAGATTTAGTTTACAGACCGGGCGTTTCACCTTTTGAACTAGTAACTCCGGTTACTATGAAGAAAATAGGGCAATTTTTTAGCACTATTAGTAAAGAAGTAAGGAAAGAATTTAAAAACCCGAAATTAATCTCTATTCTAGAGTTTCCGGTATTGTTTTTAGGAGCAAAACCTTCAAATACTCCAGCATTTTACAGTTTTATGAATTATGCAGATTTTGGTTTGGGTACGTTTCACCCAAAAGATGGAATGTATAGTGTTATTGAAGGAATTAAAAATCTAGCCGAAGAACTAGGCGTAACCATAAAAACCAATCAAAACGTTGAAGAAATTATCCTTACAGACAATGTTGCTTCAGCCATAAAAATAAACGGAAAAGATATCAAGGCAGATTGCATTGTAAGTGGTGCAGATTATCATCATACCGAAACGCTGTTACCAAAAAAATTCCGTCAATACTCTGAAACCTATTGGGACAAAAAAATATTTGCGCCTTCTTCCCTATTATTTTACGTAGGGTTTGACAAAAAAATAGAAAATGTAGACCATCATACCCTGTTTTTTGATGTAGACTTTGAAGCTCATTCACAAGCAATTTATGACAATCCAAAGTGGCCAGAAAAACCCTTATTTTATGCTAGTTTTCCTTCAAAAACAGATAACAGTACGGCACCAATAGATAAGGAAGCCGGTATTTTTTTAATACCATTAGCACCGGGATTAGAAGACACACCAGAAATACGAGAAGCGTATTTTGAGAAAATAATGACAAGATTTGAATACCTTACCAACCAAGAAGTAAAAAATTACGTTATATTTAAAGAGTCCTTTTGCGTAAATGACTTTATTGAGCAGTACAACTCTTATAAAGGAAACGCATACGGACTTGCAAATACGTTGTTACAGACTGCATTTTTGCGTCCTAGTTTACAGAGTAAAAAGGTTAAAAATCTTTTTTTTACAGGACAGCTAACAGTTCCGGGGCCAGGTGTTCCACCCTCATTAATTTCGGGAAAACTAGTTGCTGGTTTAGTACAAAAACAAATAGAAAAATCGTGA
- a CDS encoding phytoene/squalene synthase family protein: MKEIFDIVSRTCSKNVTNAYSTSFSLATKMLAPTIRQDIYNIYGFVRFADEIVDSFHDYDKETLFNRFEKDLHNALKDKISLNPILNSFQHTVNRYKIDQHLIDSFMKSMRLDLSKKEYITETDYKEYIYGSADVVGLMCLKVFVKGDTEKYEELKDSAMHLGSAFQKVNFLRDLKEDFEDLSRTYFPNTNLKALDEISKQRIIEEIEEDFSKGYEGILKLPAEAKFGVFMAYRYYKRLLKKLQRTPAIEIKNTRIRVPNYEKFGLLTRSYVKYQLKLVK; the protein is encoded by the coding sequence GTGAAAGAAATCTTCGACATAGTATCTAGAACTTGCAGCAAAAACGTAACAAATGCATATAGTACATCGTTTTCACTTGCTACCAAAATGTTGGCACCTACCATTCGCCAAGATATTTATAATATTTATGGGTTTGTTCGGTTTGCAGATGAAATTGTAGACTCGTTTCATGATTATGATAAAGAAACTCTTTTTAATCGTTTTGAAAAAGATTTACACAACGCCTTGAAAGACAAAATAAGTCTCAATCCTATTTTAAATTCTTTTCAGCATACAGTTAATAGATACAAGATTGATCAGCATTTGATAGATTCTTTTATGAAAAGTATGCGCTTAGATTTATCCAAAAAAGAATATATCACCGAAACCGACTATAAAGAATACATTTATGGCTCTGCAGACGTTGTGGGCTTAATGTGCTTAAAAGTTTTTGTAAAAGGCGATACAGAAAAATATGAAGAGCTTAAAGATTCTGCAATGCATTTGGGATCGGCTTTTCAAAAAGTAAACTTTTTAAGAGATTTAAAAGAAGATTTTGAAGATTTGAGTCGAACCTATTTTCCAAATACCAATTTAAAAGCCCTTGATGAAATTTCAAAGCAACGTATTATTGAAGAGATTGAAGAAGATTTTAGTAAAGGCTATGAAGGAATTTTAAAACTTCCTGCCGAAGCTAAATTTGGCGTTTTTATGGCCTATCGATATTACAAGAGATTGCTGAAAAAGTTACAACGAACCCCGGCAATTGAAATTAAAAACACTAGAATTCGTGTTCCCAATTATGAGAAATTTGGGTTATTGACACGAAGTTATGTAAAATACCAATTAAAACTAGTTAAATAG
- a CDS encoding lycopene cyclase domain-containing protein, translating to MNSLYLWLNIGSLSIPFLFSFHPRLQFYKKWRSFFPALFIMMAIFVTWDIIFTHNGFWGFNDVYLIGVYLFNLPIEEWLFFICIPYACIFTHYALHELFPKFSLSEKFTSRFYVILVSSLIILLWYFYSSWYTLISFVYALVLLGLVYNYRKRWLMEFLPTYFIIFIPFFIVNGILTGTGIEDQVVWYNDLENMGVRMVTIPVEDSIYNLGMLLTVFVLTEYFEKIYTKTQKA from the coding sequence ATGAACAGTTTGTATTTATGGCTCAATATTGGGTCATTGAGTATCCCTTTTTTATTTAGTTTTCATCCCAGACTTCAGTTTTACAAAAAATGGCGTTCTTTCTTTCCGGCACTTTTTATAATGATGGCAATCTTTGTCACGTGGGACATCATTTTTACTCATAATGGTTTTTGGGGTTTTAATGATGTTTATCTCATTGGCGTCTATCTTTTTAATCTTCCAATAGAAGAATGGCTGTTTTTTATATGCATTCCATATGCTTGTATCTTTACTCATTATGCGTTACACGAGTTATTTCCGAAGTTTTCTTTATCTGAAAAATTTACCTCAAGGTTTTATGTAATCTTGGTAAGCAGTTTAATTATTTTGTTATGGTACTTCTACAGTAGTTGGTATACACTCATTAGCTTTGTTTATGCATTAGTACTTTTAGGCCTTGTTTATAATTATAGAAAGAGGTGGCTTATGGAGTTTTTACCTACTTATTTTATCATATTTATTCCTTTTTTTATAGTAAATGGAATTTTAACCGGCACCGGAATTGAAGATCAAGTGGTATGGTATAATGACTTAGAAAATATGGGCGTAAGAATGGTAACCATTCCTGTTGAAGACAGTATTTACAACCTCGGAATGCTATTAACAGTATTTGTTCTAACCGAATATTTTGAAAAAATATATACTAAAACTCAAAAAGCATGA
- a CDS encoding MoxR family ATPase: MSDVTAVKQLVSKYTDLRSEINKVIVGQDEVVEQVLLSIFSGGHALLIGVPGLAKTLLVNTVAQALGLQFKRIQFTPDLMPSDILGSEILDKDRNFKFIKGPIFANIILADEINRTPPKTQAALLEAMQERAVTVAGEHYKLDLPYFVLATQNPIEQEGTYPLPEAQLDRFMFAINLDYPSFSEEVEVVKSTTAGVQNTVNSLFTSEEIIEYQQLIRKIPVADNVIEYAVSLVGKTRPNSEAAPEIVKNYIDWGAGPRASQNLILAAKANAALSGKFSPDIEDVQKVATGILRHRMIKNYKAEAEGLTIEKIIKSLF, from the coding sequence ATGTCAGACGTAACAGCCGTTAAACAACTCGTTTCAAAATACACCGATTTACGCTCAGAGATTAACAAAGTCATTGTAGGGCAAGATGAGGTGGTAGAGCAAGTACTTCTTTCTATATTTTCAGGAGGTCACGCATTGTTGATTGGTGTTCCGGGTCTGGCAAAAACCCTTTTAGTAAATACAGTTGCACAGGCGTTGGGTTTACAGTTTAAAAGAATACAGTTCACTCCAGATTTAATGCCGAGTGATATTTTAGGTTCTGAAATTTTAGATAAAGACCGAAACTTTAAATTTATAAAAGGGCCCATATTTGCCAATATCATTTTGGCTGATGAAATTAATAGAACTCCACCCAAAACCCAGGCTGCTTTGCTGGAAGCGATGCAAGAACGCGCTGTAACGGTAGCTGGAGAACATTATAAACTAGACTTGCCTTATTTTGTATTAGCAACTCAAAACCCGATTGAGCAAGAAGGAACTTATCCGTTGCCTGAAGCTCAACTAGACCGGTTTATGTTTGCCATAAACTTAGATTATCCTTCCTTTTCTGAAGAAGTTGAAGTAGTAAAATCTACCACTGCCGGTGTTCAAAATACAGTAAACTCATTATTTACTTCAGAAGAAATTATAGAATACCAACAACTTATTCGGAAAATACCGGTTGCAGACAATGTAATTGAGTATGCCGTATCATTGGTTGGAAAAACACGTCCCAACAGCGAAGCTGCTCCAGAGATTGTAAAAAATTACATTGACTGGGGAGCAGGACCAAGGGCTTCTCAAAACCTTATTCTAGCTGCCAAAGCAAATGCTGCTTTGAGCGGAAAGTTTTCACCAGACATAGAAGATGTACAAAAAGTAGCAACTGGCATTTTACGTCATAGAATGATAAAAAATTATAAAGCCGAAGCTGAAGGCTTAACGATTGAAAAAATCATAAAAAGCTTGTTTTAA
- a CDS encoding TlpA disulfide reductase family protein, whose product MKKIKLFIQKNKSNLLFIGVLVLLLLPQTRMPIQVFIQRLVSFSPSEIDAEESEVLQDYTWQLEQLEGGTKYFSESKKKVVLINFWATWCPPCIAEMPSLQKLYDAYGNKVDFYFVTSEEKEVVQRFMDKKEYTFPVYIQTSKAPRLLTSSSLPTTYVIAKDGEIRVNKVGVADWDSKKTREILDRLLEESI is encoded by the coding sequence ATGAAAAAAATCAAGTTATTCATTCAAAAGAATAAAAGTAACCTTCTGTTTATTGGTGTTTTAGTTTTATTATTACTACCACAAACGAGAATGCCCATACAGGTATTTATTCAGCGACTGGTATCTTTTAGCCCTTCTGAAATTGATGCCGAAGAAAGTGAAGTACTTCAAGACTATACTTGGCAATTAGAGCAGCTAGAGGGAGGAACCAAATACTTTTCAGAATCAAAAAAGAAAGTAGTTTTAATTAACTTTTGGGCAACGTGGTGCCCCCCTTGCATTGCTGAAATGCCTTCTCTTCAAAAACTGTATGATGCCTACGGAAATAAAGTTGATTTTTATTTTGTAACCTCTGAAGAAAAAGAAGTAGTACAACGTTTTATGGATAAAAAAGAATATACATTTCCTGTGTATATACAAACCAGCAAAGCACCAAGGTTATTGACATCAAGTTCTTTACCAACTACCTATGTAATTGCCAAAGATGGAGAGATACGTGTTAATAAAGTAGGTGTTGCAGACTGGGATAGCAAAAAAACAAGAGAAATTTTGGATAGGTTACTAGAAGAATCAATCTAG